A genome region from Erigeron canadensis isolate Cc75 chromosome 3, C_canadensis_v1, whole genome shotgun sequence includes the following:
- the LOC122592555 gene encoding DCN1-like protein 1 — MNKLGRGHRDKVQQFITITGASEKSALHTLKASDWHLDGAFDIFYSQPHAKSSYTDTRHLEELYNRYKDPYADMIMADGISTLCNDLQVDPQDIVMLVVSWYMKAATMCEFSKQEFVGGLQSLGVDSLEKFREKIPFMRSELKDDQKFKEIYIFAFGWAKEKGQKSLALDTAIGMWQLLFEEKQWPLVDHWCQFLQARHNKAISRDTWSQLLEFARSVDPTLSNYDAEGAWPYLIDEFVEYLTENGIVQKGRVLDLLGRI, encoded by the exons ATG AACAAATTAGGAAGAGGGCATCGCGATAAGGTTCAGCAATTCATTACTATTACCGGCGCCAG TGAAAAGAGTGCTCTCCATACCTTGAAAGCCAGTGATTGGCATCTGGATGGAGCTTTTGATATTTTCTACAGTCAGCCTCATGCTAAATCATCATATACAGACACGAGACATCTAGAGGAACTTTACAATAGATACAAAG ATCCTTATGCTGATATGATTATGGCTGATGGTATTAGTACCCTCTGCAATGACCTTCAG GTGGATCCTCAAGATATTGTTATG CTAGTGGTTTCGTGGTACATGAAGGCTGCTACCATGTGTGAGTTTTCAAAGCAGGAATTTGTTGGTGGCTTGCAGTCTCTTGG GGTAGATTCATTGGAGAAGTTCCGTGAAAAGATACCATTTATGCGTTCAGAGCTGAAAGATGATC AAAAGTTCAAGGAGATTTACATTTTTGCATTTGGCTGGGCAAAAGAGAAG GGTCAGAAGTCTTTGGCATTGGATACGGCAATTGGGATGTGGCAATTGTTGTTTGAAGAAAAACAGTGGCCGTTGGTTGATCATTGGTGCCAGTTCTTACAG GCACGACATAATAAAGCTATTTCTCGAGACACATGGTCTCAACTACTGGAGTTTGCAAGA AGTGTAGATCCTACACTATCGAATTATGACGCTGAAGGGGCTTGGCCGTATCTAATCGATGAATTTGTCGAGTACCTAACAGAGAACGGCATAGTTCAGAAGGGTCGTGTTCTTGATTTACTTGGACGCATCTAA
- the LOC122592467 gene encoding glyceraldehyde-3-phosphate dehydrogenase GAPCP1, chloroplastic-like → MAFSSILRSPNPSPLVQSSHQSISTPTRLQVSSLKLPSTASVSGESLSLRKSNACRTNIIKATATQTPTSVPKSHTSGKTRVGINGFGRIGRLVLRIATFRDDIEVVAVNDPFIDAKYMAYMLKYDSTHGLFKGTIKVVDETTLEINGRLIKVTSQRDPAAIPWGDFGADYVVESSGVFTTLDKASAHKKGGAKKVVISAPSADAPMFVVGVNETTYKPTMDIVSNASCTTNCLAPLAKVVHEEFGIVEGLMTTVHATTATQKTVDGPSMKDWRGGRGAAQNIIPSSTGAAKAVGKVLPELNGKLTGMAFRVPTANVSVVDLTCRLEKKASYEDVKAAIKYASEGPMQGILGYTDEDVVSNDFVGDSRSSIFDAKAGIGLSASFVKLVSWYDNEWGYSNRVLDLIEHMALVAASN, encoded by the exons ATGGCTTTTTCATCTATTCTTAGATCCCCAAATCCATCACCTCTTGTTCAATCTTCACATCAATCTATTTCCACCCCTACAAGATTGCAG GTATCTTCTTTGAAGCTTCCATCTACTGCTTCTGTTTCTGGGGAATCTTTATCTTTGAG AAAGTCCAATGCATGCCGCACCAATATAATTAAAGCTACTGCTACCCAAACACCAACTAGTGTTCCAA AGTCGCACACTAGTGGGAAGACCAGAGTTGGAATCAATG GTTTTGGAAGAATCGGAAGGTTGGTTTTGAGAATAGCAACATTTCGAGATGATATTGAGGTTGTTGCTGTCAACGACCCTTTTATTGATGCCAAGTACATG GCTTACATGTTGAAGTATGATTCTACTCATGGCCTATTTAAAGGAACCATCAAGGTTGTTGATGAAACTACTTTGGAAATCAATGGGAGGCTAATAAAAGTTACTAGCCAAAG AGACCCAGCGGCGATTCCTTGGGGTGATTTTGGAGCTGACTATGTTGTAGAATCTTCTGGAGTTTTTACAACACTTGACAAGGCCTCTGCACACAAAAAG GGTGGTGCCAAGAAAGTGGTCATATCCGCTCCATCAGCTGATGCACCCATGTTTGTTGTAGGAGTGAACGAAACTACATACAAGCCAACCATGGATATTGTGTCCAATGCTAGCTGTACCACTAACTGCTTAGCTCCTCTTGCCAAG GTGGTTCATGAGGAGTTTGGTATTGTTGAAGGGTTGATGACAACTGTGCATGCAACCACAG CTACACAAAAAACTGTTGATGGACCTTCAATGAAGGATTGGCGTGGAGGTCGTGGTGCTGCACAAAACATCATCCCTAGTTCTACTGGTGCTGCCAAG GCCGTAGGGAAGGTGCTACCAGAATTAAATGGAAAACTTACTGGTATGGCCTTTAGAGTCCCAACAGCAAATGTTTCTGTTGTGGATTTAACTTGTCGACTTGAGAAGAAAGCTTCTTATGAAGATGTTAAAGCTGCAATCAA GTATGCTTCTGAGGGTCCCATGCAAGGAATTCTTGGGTATACTGATGAAGATGTCGTCTCCAATGATTTTGTTGGTGATTCAAG GTCGAGTATTTTTGATGCAAAAGCGGGCATTGGGCTAAGTGCATCGTTTGTGAAGCTAGTGTCGTGGTATGACAATGAGTGGGGTTACAG CAACCGTGTGTTGGATCTGATAGAGCATATGGCATTGGTCGCAGCTTCCAACTGA
- the LOC122592468 gene encoding glyceraldehyde-3-phosphate dehydrogenase GAPCP1, chloroplastic, producing MSNGVKTKVGINGFGRIGRLVLRIASFRDDIEVVAVNDPFINSDYMAYMLKYDSTHGVFKGTINVVDESTLEINGKHIKVTSQRDPATIPWGDFGADYVVESSGVFTTLDTASAHKKGGAKKVVISAPSADAPMFVVGVNETTYKPHMDIVSNASCTTNCLAPLAKVVHEEFGIVEGLMTTVHATTATQKTVDGPSMKDWRGGRGAAQNIIPSSTGAAKAVGKVLPELNGKLTGMAFRVPTANVSVVDLTCRLEKSASYEDVKASIKYASEGPMKGILGYTDEDVVSNDFVGDSRSSIFDAKAGIGLSASFVKLVSWYDNEWGYSNRVLDLIEHMALVAAAN from the exons ATGTCGAACGG TGTAAAGACCAAGGTTGGAATCAATG GTTTTGGAAGAATTGGAAGGTTGGTGTTGAGAATAGCATCATTTAGAGATGATATTGAGGTTGTTGCTGTCAATGATCCTTTTATTAATTCTGATTACATG GCTTACATGTTGAAGTATGATTCTACTCATGGTGTATTTAAAGGAACCATCAATGTTGTTGATGAGTCCACTTTGGAAATCAATGGAAAGCATATAAAAGTGACTAGCCAAAG AGACCCTGCAACAATTCCTTGGGGTGATTTTGGAGCTGACTATGTTGTTGAATCATCTGGGGTTTTTACAACACTTGATACAGCTTCAGCACATAAGAAG GGTGGCGCCAAAAAGGTGGTGATTTCCGCTCCGTCAGCTGATGCACCTATGTTTGTTGTAGGAGTAAATGAGACCACATACAAGCCACACATGGATATTGTATCTAACGCAAGCTGCACCACTAACTGCTTGGCACCTTTGGCCAAG GTGGTTCATGAGGAGTTTGGTATTGTCGAAGGTTTGATGACGACTGTTCATGCAACAACAG CTACACAAAAAACTGTTGATGGACCTTCAATGAAGGATTGGCGTGGAGGTCGTGGTGCGGCCCAAAACATCATCCCTAGTTCAACTGGCGCCGCCAAG GCTGTAGGGAAGGTGTTACCAGAACTAAACGGAAAACTCACGGGTATGGCCTTTAGGGTCCCAACAGCAAATGTTTCTGTTGTGGATCTAACTTGTCGACTTGAGAAAAGTGCTTCATATGAAGATGTTAAAGCTTCTATAAA ATATGCTTCTGAGGGTCCCATGAAAGGAATTCTCGGGTACACTGATGAGGATGTTGTCTCCAATGATTTTGTTGGTGATTCCAG GTCAAGTATTTTTGATGCGAAAGCCGGAATTGGGCTAAGTGCATCATTTGTGAAGCTGGTGTCATGGTACGACAACGAGTGGGGTTACAG CAACCGGGTGTTGGACCTCATAGAGCATATGGCGTTGGTGGCAGCTGCCAACTAA